The stretch of DNA TCCTAATCCGACGGTCGTGCATCCATCCTTTGGCTCGGTGGTAAGCTACGAGCTGGGAACCAAGCGGAAGGAGCTGGAAATTCCAGCATTTGTCTCGATTGGTGGCGGTCGTGAAGGAACAGGCCCAGGCTTTTTGGGGATGTCCAACGCTCCCTTCGTGGTGGATTCGAACGGTGGTATTCGCAACGCTGACTTGAATGGCGTGTCAGCCGGTCAGTTGGGTCGCCGCCTGGATATGCTGGGCTCTGTTGAAGAAGGTTTCATCAACTCGCAGCGTGGTGAGTCTGGTCAGTCTCACAAGGAGATTTACCAGAAGGCTGTGAATCTGATGACTTCGAAGCAGATGGACGCTTTCAAGGTGGCTCAGGAATCACCTGAAACTCTGGCTCGCTACAGTCCAACACCGAATGGTAATGCCATGGGTGGTGGAATGGGTGGGATTAGCGGCTTTGGTCGTGGCCTCCTGATGGCCCGTCGCCTGGTCGAATCCGGTGTGCCATTTGTGGAAGTCGATTTCGGCGGCTGGGATCTCCACAACGATGTCTTCAATTCGCTGAAGAATCGTATGCTGCCCCAGTTGGATGCCGGGATTTCCGCTCTGGTCACCGACCTCAAAGAGCGTGGCATGCTCGATAACACGGTCATTGTGTGGATGGGTGAGTTTGGTCGTACCCCTCGAATCAACCAGAATACTGGTCGCGATCACTGGGCAGCCAGTTGGTCGACGATGATTGGTGGCGGTGGTCTGCGTGGTGGTGTGGCTGTTGGCGAGACCGACAGTGACGGCATTGCAGTCGCCAGCGGCAAGAGCTATCTGCCAGGAGATATCTGGGCCACAGCGGCACATGCTCTGGGGATTCCTCTCGATACCGTGCACACTTCGAAGCGTGGACGCCCGATGAAAATTGCTAACGGTGGAACACCGATTAAGGAATTGATTTCCTAGTGGACTCTGGATGTTGTAGTGCTTCACGTTGAGAGGTGCTGGTTGGTGTGAGTTAATATCAGCTCCGTGCTCTTTCAAGTGAGTAAATACATAGTTCAATGGCGGGGAGTGAGGCTTGGCCGAGCTCCCCGCCTGTGTCTCACCCGTCTGATTTCCAGGGAAGCTAAAGATCATCTGGCAGGCGCGAATCACGACGGAGTCAGTTGCCTGAAAGGATTTTCTTTTTTCGTTGTGCCTGGTTGATTCGTTTGCCTGTCTGCTCTTGCTACCTCTGATATGTCGATGTCATCAGTTCATCCACATCCAGTCCGTGAAAATGCGGCATGAGTACTTCACCGTCTGAGCAATTTGAGCCTCAAGTCAATCCTGGTGAGGGAGTTGAGGCTTTGACTTTTCAGAAGGACAACGGTTCTGAACCAGCTTCACAGGCTGAGTTTGTGCAGCTGTTTACCAGGTCTCAAAGAAGGTTGTATTTATATATATTGTCCCAGGTGCCGCATCCGGTTGAGGCTGAAGAGATTCTGCAGGAAGCCAATGTCATCGCCTGGACGAAATCGTCTCAGTATCGCAGTGGCAGTAATTTTTTTGCCTGGGTCTGTCAGATCGCTCACTTCGAGATTCTCAAGCATCGCAGTCGGCAGAAGCGAACGAAGCTCAGATTCAGCGATGAGTTTATTGAGCAGGTGGCCAGTGAAGTTGTTGAGCAGGTGGATGAGCTGGAGTCTCGTCGGCTGGCTTTAAAGCATTGTCTGGGAAAATTGCGAGATAAAGACCGAGAACTGATTGAGTCCCGCTATGCTCCCGGTGAGCGTGGTAAAGACCTGGCTTGCCAGATTGGACGACCAGCGAATTCCGTCTATCAATCATTGGGAAGAATTCGCCGTACACTCATGGAATGTATTCAGCGGCAACTGGCAGTTGAGTTTCATTAAGTTCGATCTGTCGTTTTACTAATCCTGAGATATGCGTCAGAAATTACCTGTAGTGACTGTGGACTGATCGAGAACTGATCTGACCGAGGCTGATCTCGAAGAGAACTGAGAAGTATGTCGACCTGGAATGACGAACTCTGGCAACTGCTCGAAGCATTGTGCGAAGATCGCATAAATGCCGATGGGCTACTGCGGCTGGAGCAGATTGTTCTCTCGTCGAAAGAGGCCAGGCTCTTCTATATTCGATACATCGATCTGCATGGATCACTCTATTGGAATGCGGCCTTTGGCGCTCGGCAGGACGAAGTTTCACCAGTTGCTGATGATGATGCCGTGCAGGCTGCAGTTTCCGATGCTGAAGTTGATCGAGACTCGGAGTTTAAGGAGAGCCCTGACGAGTTGACCTGGGAGCAGTTCTCGTCATTGATGGTCGAGAACATTCCAGAAAATGAACCTCTGGTGTCAGTATCGACCGATACGGAAGTTGCTCTTCCGGAGACGAAAGATACTCTCGGGCCCGAAGGTTATCTCTGGCAGGAACTCCCCTCCAGGTTAACAGCCGTTAAAGCAGTGGCAACGGCATCTCAGTTGTCTCCTGCCGGGAAATCGACTCACGGTTCGACCTCCTGGCTGAGTGGGATGTTGGGCAAGGTCAAGTCGCGACGCAGTCGACGCCTTAAGAAATGGGTGAAATCAACGGGCTCGGCATATGCCGGTATTGCCGCTGTGCTATTGGTGTGTTTGTCGGTCGCTTTGTGGCAGCAGATTCCTGGACGGAGTGGCCAATTTCTGGCGAGTTTGTGGAAGCCCGCTGCTAAACTTGATGCGCCACTGGCAAATCATGCGGATCTGTCGATATCGGATCCAGCCGGTTCGCTAACAAAGGTTAATACCAACGCACATCCTGCTGTTGAGATCAATGGGCCGCTCAATCGTTCCAATTCCGAAACGACAGCTCGAACGAACGGTCGAACACCAGTGGCATTGCCACTTTCAGTACTCGATAACCCTCAGGGAGTTTCGCAGGCCAGTCCGACAGAGGAACTGATTGCTCAGCGTGCTCAGGCTCTTAAAGAGCAGCAGGCGATGGCTGAAGAGGCCGCACGGATTAAGTCGCTGTCGGAATCTGTCAGTGCGTTTGTGAAGTCGCCCTCCAAGCCGTCGATTGCATTTACCTATCCTCAAGGTCGGTTTTCCAGTGCCCAAGTCGTCTCTCAAGTAAACGACTATCTGACGAAGACTTGGAAAGAGCAGAACCTCACGCCGGCTCCATTGGCGAGCGAGGCTGTGTGGCATCGCCGAGTCTATCTGGATCTTGTCGGCCATATTCCCACGTCAGCAGAGACCGAGGCCTATCTGTCGGATCGTTCTCCCGGACGGCGAGAGCGGCTGGTGGATCGATTGCTGGACGATCCTGGCTTTGCCCGCCATCTGGCGACGACCTGGACGAATCTTCTCGTTGGTCGGCATGGACTGGAGACAGCCGATCGCCAGGCTTTACATGAATACCTGCGTGTCAGCTTTGCCGGACATCGCCCATGGAACCGCATCGTCGAGGATCTTGTATCTGCCAGTGGGCGTTCCCACGAAAATGGGGCAACGAATTTCCTGCTGGCCAACTTGAATCAAGATGCTTTGGCAGCCACCACCAGAACCGCCCGATTGTTTCTCGGGCAGAGCCTCGACTGCGTGCAATGCCACCAGCATCCCTTTGACGATGCTCGTCAGGCTAAATTCTG from Planctopirus ephydatiae encodes:
- a CDS encoding DUF1501 domain-containing protein, coding for MSIFQPDGMSRRHFVRHLAATAATIPALEFISHVRANAAELKKNQKSCILMWMSGGPPTIDIWDLKPGSKNGGEFKPISTKGDLQISEHMPKTAQVMNHLSVVRAMSTREADHGRGTYFMHTGYVPNPTVVHPSFGSVVSYELGTKRKELEIPAFVSIGGGREGTGPGFLGMSNAPFVVDSNGGIRNADLNGVSAGQLGRRLDMLGSVEEGFINSQRGESGQSHKEIYQKAVNLMTSKQMDAFKVAQESPETLARYSPTPNGNAMGGGMGGISGFGRGLLMARRLVESGVPFVEVDFGGWDLHNDVFNSLKNRMLPQLDAGISALVTDLKERGMLDNTVIVWMGEFGRTPRINQNTGRDHWAASWSTMIGGGGLRGGVAVGETDSDGIAVASGKSYLPGDIWATAAHALGIPLDTVHTSKRGRPMKIANGGTPIKELIS
- a CDS encoding sigma-70 family RNA polymerase sigma factor; translated protein: MSTSPSEQFEPQVNPGEGVEALTFQKDNGSEPASQAEFVQLFTRSQRRLYLYILSQVPHPVEAEEILQEANVIAWTKSSQYRSGSNFFAWVCQIAHFEILKHRSRQKRTKLRFSDEFIEQVASEVVEQVDELESRRLALKHCLGKLRDKDRELIESRYAPGERGKDLACQIGRPANSVYQSLGRIRRTLMECIQRQLAVEFH
- a CDS encoding DUF1549 domain-containing protein; translated protein: MSTWNDELWQLLEALCEDRINADGLLRLEQIVLSSKEARLFYIRYIDLHGSLYWNAAFGARQDEVSPVADDDAVQAAVSDAEVDRDSEFKESPDELTWEQFSSLMVENIPENEPLVSVSTDTEVALPETKDTLGPEGYLWQELPSRLTAVKAVATASQLSPAGKSTHGSTSWLSGMLGKVKSRRSRRLKKWVKSTGSAYAGIAAVLLVCLSVALWQQIPGRSGQFLASLWKPAAKLDAPLANHADLSISDPAGSLTKVNTNAHPAVEINGPLNRSNSETTARTNGRTPVALPLSVLDNPQGVSQASPTEELIAQRAQALKEQQAMAEEAARIKSLSESVSAFVKSPSKPSIAFTYPQGRFSSAQVVSQVNDYLTKTWKEQNLTPAPLASEAVWHRRVYLDLVGHIPTSAETEAYLSDRSPGRRERLVDRLLDDPGFARHLATTWTNLLVGRHGLETADRQALHEYLRVSFAGHRPWNRIVEDLVSASGRSHENGATNFLLANLNQDALAATTRTARLFLGQSLDCVQCHQHPFDDARQAKFWELNSFFRQASSRPVLVLDQQTGKRVQVAHELYDLPVAGPVYFETTNQTSVAAFPRWAGQEVDDSATTRRRVELGRILAEDHDHQLARAFVNRQWSQFFGRGFTTPVDDMGVHQPPVHPELLALLTRSFVQENYSIRELVRCMVNSRPYQLASIMDFDSAPKPLSNATGSESVIREEYTSFEFMRARPLSPEQIFDSFLIMKSPVPGQQQFWMEAIEKRQEWIAPFIQQLPTEENLETSLYASPLQEVLTLMNGDLTQDLLSATSGTLLAETLKRYTRDVDRANALTMAIVSRKATETELTILRAALSKVAGKVKNGENAEVLTLDLWRDFAWALLNSSEFRMNH